Proteins encoded by one window of Xylella fastidiosa:
- the rsmI gene encoding 16S rRNA (cytidine(1402)-2'-O)-methyltransferase, which translates to MSTPGTLHIVATPIGNLGDLSPRAQHILRTVTMICAEDTRHTRQLLAHFGIERPLLALHAHNEDTLAERIITRLISGESLALVSDAGTPLISDPGFLLVRAARAAGIRVTPVPGPSALIAALSVSGLPSNRFTFEGFLPAKPTARRDRLTHLAHEPRTLIFYEASHRIAECLTDLATIFGSMRIAVVARELTKIFETVLDGTLATLQTQVANDENQRKGEFVIIVQGAADQDAAKITEGRRIYALLKEHLPPSSAAKLAAEITGAPRKALYGG; encoded by the coding sequence ATGTCCACACCAGGCACGCTCCATATCGTCGCAACCCCCATCGGCAACCTGGGCGACCTATCGCCACGCGCCCAGCACATCCTGCGCACCGTCACCATGATATGTGCCGAAGACACCCGGCATACCCGGCAACTGCTGGCCCACTTTGGAATTGAACGGCCCCTATTGGCACTACACGCGCACAACGAAGACACGCTGGCCGAGCGGATCATCACCCGATTGATCAGCGGCGAATCACTGGCCCTGGTCAGCGATGCCGGTACACCACTGATCAGCGATCCGGGCTTTCTCCTGGTCCGTGCTGCACGTGCGGCTGGAATTCGGGTGACCCCAGTGCCAGGACCAAGCGCATTAATTGCCGCCCTGAGTGTCTCCGGCCTACCTAGCAACCGCTTTACCTTCGAAGGCTTCCTCCCAGCCAAACCAACGGCACGGCGCGACCGCCTGACACACCTGGCGCATGAACCACGCACCCTCATCTTTTACGAAGCATCACACCGTATCGCCGAGTGTCTGACAGACCTAGCAACCATCTTCGGCAGCATGCGTATAGCAGTGGTTGCACGCGAACTCACCAAGATATTTGAAACCGTACTTGACGGTACCTTGGCGACCTTACAAACACAGGTGGCCAACGACGAAAACCAGCGTAAAGGAGAGTTTGTAATTATCGTACAAGGTGCCGCCGATCAGGATGCCGCCAAGATCACCGAAGGACGCCGTATCTACGCACTGCTTAAAGAACACCTGCCCCCTTCAAGTGCTGCCAAACTCGCCGCAGAAATCACCGGCGCTCCACGCAAGGCACTGTACGGCGGCTGA
- a CDS encoding penicillin-binding protein activator: protein MNPRFAKIFFPLLVTILVCGCATTSTRVFLPHKSAGLVLLEQGKPREAAQHLEAEASRASGAQRNQLLADAAFAWHEAGDTARAQVLVRQVSVQQLTGESKARFVLLLGELALANRQPVRAFQYFGESSSGLSKKLQIRWLLGRAAALEANGDAFGAAQQRARADQALLGKARNENQAAITRLLAGLDHEVLLTRTAALPVGDPLYHFVGRVLLSRGEALPQPLEGSVQGSVGSSQRPSADTDGYRPPLKLAVLLPLTGSLATAAAPVRDGFLAGYYAETRRRPDLDFFDTGSTPVGAKAAYAKAIAAGADFVVGPLGRDEVSALFSQGQLSIPLLALNRSTGDRVSLPSGSASFSLAPEDDGVIAADYLLAQGQRNVIVIGSNDDVGRRGVQAFMDRFRARGGQVLAALGVADVPGDLGPRLRGADRADAVFLAVRGPTARVLAPQLASLGLSSKPQVGTSQLVLGTGKPEEDTLLDGIVYPTEPWSVQGVKSIPSAADVAVRLPNMRGAALRLFAFGVDAWKLSVYLEGLSAGGAGGGLRGATGTLRLDDSGNVIRIPIWATFRNGQSIPVEML, encoded by the coding sequence ATGAACCCGCGTTTTGCAAAAATTTTCTTTCCGTTACTGGTGACGATATTGGTTTGCGGGTGTGCAACCACATCGACTCGCGTGTTCTTACCCCACAAAAGCGCCGGGTTGGTCTTGTTGGAGCAGGGCAAGCCGCGCGAGGCGGCGCAGCACCTTGAGGCTGAGGCCAGCCGGGCCAGTGGTGCTCAACGCAACCAGTTGCTGGCGGATGCTGCTTTTGCTTGGCATGAGGCGGGGGATACTGCGCGCGCGCAAGTGCTGGTCAGGCAGGTGAGCGTGCAGCAGTTGACTGGTGAAAGTAAGGCGCGCTTTGTGCTGTTGTTGGGCGAGTTGGCGTTGGCTAATCGGCAACCGGTGCGGGCTTTTCAGTACTTTGGTGAGTCATCGTCTGGGCTTTCCAAAAAATTGCAGATACGTTGGTTGTTGGGGCGTGCTGCGGCGTTGGAGGCCAACGGTGATGCGTTTGGTGCGGCGCAGCAGCGCGCGCGTGCTGATCAAGCATTGCTTGGTAAGGCGCGTAATGAAAATCAGGCGGCGATCACCCGTCTGCTTGCTGGTTTGGATCATGAGGTATTGCTCACTCGCACGGCGGCGCTGCCAGTAGGTGATCCGCTGTATCACTTTGTTGGACGGGTTTTACTGAGCCGTGGTGAGGCGCTCCCGCAGCCTTTGGAGGGGAGCGTGCAGGGGAGTGTGGGCAGCAGTCAGCGCCCATCGGCGGATACTGATGGGTATCGGCCACCGTTGAAGTTGGCGGTGTTGTTGCCATTGACCGGAAGTCTGGCGACAGCGGCTGCGCCGGTTCGTGATGGTTTTCTCGCTGGTTACTATGCTGAAACCCGGCGGCGTCCGGATCTGGATTTCTTCGATACAGGTAGTACGCCAGTCGGAGCCAAGGCGGCATACGCCAAGGCGATCGCAGCTGGTGCTGATTTTGTGGTGGGTCCCCTCGGTCGTGATGAGGTGAGCGCTTTGTTTTCTCAGGGGCAATTGAGCATCCCACTGCTGGCATTGAACCGTTCAACTGGAGATCGCGTGTCGTTGCCGTCAGGGAGCGCCAGTTTTTCGTTGGCGCCCGAGGATGATGGCGTGATTGCTGCTGACTATTTGTTGGCTCAGGGGCAGCGCAATGTGATCGTGATCGGGAGTAATGATGATGTTGGTCGGCGTGGTGTGCAGGCGTTTATGGATCGCTTCCGTGCGCGTGGTGGCCAAGTGCTGGCGGCGCTGGGTGTTGCTGATGTCCCCGGCGATCTTGGACCCCGGCTACGTGGCGCCGATCGTGCTGATGCGGTATTTCTGGCGGTACGTGGTCCCACTGCACGGGTATTGGCGCCGCAGTTGGCGTCGTTGGGGTTATCGAGTAAGCCTCAAGTGGGTACTTCGCAATTGGTGTTGGGAACGGGGAAGCCTGAGGAAGATACGTTGCTGGATGGGATTGTTTATCCCACTGAACCGTGGAGTGTGCAGGGGGTGAAGTCAATCCCGTCCGCGGCGGATGTGGCGGTACGTTTGCCAAATATGCGGGGCGCGGCGTTGCGGCTGTTCGCCTTTGGTGTCGATGCTTGGAAGCTGTCTGTCTATCTAGAGGGGCTGTCTGCTGGTGGTGCGGGTGGAGGGTTGCGTGGTGCTACAGGAACGTTACGTTTGGATGATTCCGGTAACGTGATACGTATTCCAATCTGGGCAACATTCAGAAATGGTCAGAGTATTCCGGTGGAGATGCTCTGA
- a CDS encoding YraN family protein, with product MLNRRDCGAAVEVAARRHLERAGLRWLASNVCFRGGELDLVMYDVMSVVFVEVRYRQQESHGSAAQSVDRRKRRKLVMAAQLFLQRHPFLAQVPCRFDVVEGAGRPLQLHWIRDAFRLDDC from the coding sequence ATGTTGAATCGGCGCGACTGCGGTGCGGCAGTTGAAGTTGCTGCGCGTCGGCATCTTGAACGGGCTGGTTTGCGTTGGTTGGCGAGCAATGTGTGTTTCCGTGGCGGGGAGTTGGATTTGGTGATGTATGACGTGATGAGCGTTGTGTTTGTCGAGGTGCGTTACCGTCAGCAAGAGAGTCATGGGAGTGCTGCGCAGAGTGTGGATCGGCGTAAACGCCGTAAGCTGGTCATGGCGGCGCAATTGTTTTTACAGCGTCATCCGTTTTTAGCGCAGGTGCCGTGCCGCTTCGATGTGGTTGAGGGAGCAGGTAGGCCGTTACAGTTGCATTGGATCCGTGATGCGTTCCGTTTGGATGATTGTTGA
- the rsgA gene encoding ribosome small subunit-dependent GTPase A, whose product MIEPVVGYRMLQAIGWPWPGPPADSAWQAMCAMYSQCRPARVIEQHRSGYVVAEAPEVPIKVESLPAWQRRSFPPHERAVVGDWVLLDGRRIVALLPRRTVIKRLAAGEHYRQQLIAANLDTAFIVCGLDGDFNPRRIERYCVLIASGGVEPVVVLTKVDLCVDVAAAVAVLREHSSQALAVVAVDARKAEPVVALYPWLLPGRTVALLGSSGAGKSTLTNTLLGEQRMKVGEVRQRDSRGRHTTTHRALLPLPSGACLIDTPGMRELKFTGEEDLVEEFADIELLATQCRFRDCAHQAEPGCAVRAAIGCGTLDPQRLHHYFKLRGEIVGAADRSMLRRY is encoded by the coding sequence ATGATTGAGCCTGTTGTTGGGTATCGGATGCTTCAAGCCATTGGCTGGCCTTGGCCGGGGCCGCCTGCTGATTCGGCGTGGCAGGCGATGTGTGCGATGTATTCGCAGTGCCGTCCGGCACGGGTGATTGAGCAGCATCGGTCCGGTTATGTGGTGGCTGAGGCGCCGGAGGTCCCCATTAAGGTCGAGTCGCTGCCAGCGTGGCAGCGCCGCAGTTTCCCGCCCCATGAGCGCGCGGTTGTGGGGGATTGGGTGTTGTTGGATGGTCGTCGCATCGTGGCGTTGTTGCCGCGGCGTACAGTCATTAAGCGTTTGGCGGCGGGGGAACATTACCGGCAGCAGCTGATTGCCGCCAATCTGGATACTGCATTTATCGTTTGTGGATTGGATGGTGATTTTAATCCACGTCGGATTGAGCGTTACTGCGTGTTGATTGCTAGTGGTGGTGTTGAGCCGGTGGTGGTGCTCACGAAGGTTGATCTGTGTGTTGATGTCGCGGCGGCGGTGGCGGTGTTGCGTGAGCATTCTTCTCAGGCATTGGCCGTGGTGGCCGTTGATGCGCGCAAAGCGGAGCCTGTTGTGGCGCTGTATCCGTGGTTATTACCGGGGCGTACGGTGGCGTTGCTCGGTTCATCGGGTGCGGGCAAGTCGACGTTGACGAACACGTTGCTTGGCGAGCAGCGTATGAAGGTTGGTGAGGTGCGTCAAAGGGATTCGCGTGGCCGACATACGACTACGCATCGGGCCTTATTGCCGTTGCCATCCGGGGCTTGTTTGATTGATACCCCAGGGATGCGTGAGCTTAAGTTCACCGGTGAAGAGGATCTTGTCGAAGAGTTTGCTGACATTGAGTTGCTGGCGACGCAGTGCCGTTTTCGTGATTGTGCCCATCAGGCTGAGCCAGGGTGTGCGGTGCGTGCGGCGATTGGGTGTGGGACGTTGGATCCGCAGCGTCTGCATCATTACTTTAAGTTGCGTGGTGAGATTGTCGGGGCGGCAGACAGGTCGATGTTGCGGCGTTATTGA
- the azu gene encoding azurin: protein MKFDQDTIKIAAECTHVNFTLTHTGKRSARVMGHNWVLTKTTDMQAVALAGLHATLADNYVPKADPRVIAHTAIIGGGERTSITFPTNTLSKNVSYTFFCSFPGHWALMKGTLSFGG, encoded by the coding sequence ATGAAGTTCGACCAGGACACCATCAAAATCGCAGCCGAATGTACCCACGTGAACTTCACCCTCACACACACCGGCAAGAGGAGCGCCCGCGTCATGGGCCACAACTGGGTCCTGACTAAAACCACCGATATGCAGGCCGTCGCACTGGCCGGATTACACGCCACACTCGCAGACAACTATGTACCCAAAGCCGATCCGCGCGTGATCGCCCATACCGCCATCATCGGCGGCGGCGAGCGCACCAGCATCACCTTCCCAACCAACACACTCAGCAAAAACGTCTCCTACACCTTTTTCTGCTCATTTCCCGGCCACTGGGCACTGATGAAAGGAACACTGAGTTTCGGCGGATAA